DNA sequence from the Thermococcus gammatolerans EJ3 genome:
TCGTGGAGCATTTTAACGAGGGGCTCAAGCTCGGGAATCCCCTGCAGGGTATCGTTCGCTATCTCTATAGCCCTGACCTCGTTGTTTCTGTCGAGGTAGTACTCGGCGTCACAGACAGCAGAGAGAACACGGGTGTCCTTTCTCTGAGCCCCGTAGATCTTGAGGATCGCTATTCTCATGAGGGTGCGGCTCCGAAGGGAGCTCTCAAGGTTCAGGGACTCCTTATATGCCTTAAAGGCTTCCTTCGTTTTGCCCACCGCGAGGAGGGACTGGGCGAGTTCAAGCAACTTTCTTGCGACGTCCCTGTCCCTTCCTGCGCTCTGGAATGAGCCTATGACCTGATACGTAATCCTCACGTTGTTGAGGCCTATGAGCTTGGCCCTGTTTGTATTGCCCGCAAGCAGATACGCGTACTGGGCCTTGAGGAGGTACGTTGTCGTTCCGTCGAGGTTTCCCTCGGAATAAGACAGCTTGCTGGCCTTCTCATAGTTCCTTGCGGCTGTGTCCATCATCTCGATGTAGTGGGCATCGTAGCCAAATATCTCCAGGACGTAACCGGCGAGCCTGTAAAAGGCCTCCGCTGCGCCAGCTGCGTCACCCTCGGCCACTTTCTCCTCGGTTATGCGCCCGTATGCAGTGATGAGCTCATCGGCTATGCGCTTTATCGCTTCCTCATCACCCACTATTTTGTAGTAGCGGAATGCATCTTCATACGCCTTGACAGCAAGCTCTACCTCGCCGTTCTCCATGTAGCTCCTCGCCATGTCCTCGTATATCTCGGCGAAGTACTTGGCGTATTTTCTCAGGTTCTTCTCGTCCCCAACGGTCGCGAAAACAGAGAGCGTTTTGGTACAGTACTCATTAAGCCGTTCCGTGTCGATGTCGAAGCGGCTGAGTTCCCTCTCTATGAGGTCTATGTAAAGGGCCGCGCTCTTTAGGAGGGGAGGCCTGGCCTTGTCGGGCTTCTTCAGCCTGTCGAGAAAGAAGTAGCCGAAGTAATAGTACAGCCTCGCGGCGTCCTCAAGCTTTTTCTCGTCCTCATACTTCTTTGCCGCACGGAGGATCAGCTTAAGGCCCTCCTTGAGCTCACCTTTTCGGAGGTGTTCAAAGCCCAGGTGTTCGAGTTCTTCGGGTGAAGCCATATCAGGAATCAGAGCCAACGTTCTCACCCCGTGATTTGAGGGTCGCACCTATGCAATTCCTTGGAGATTTTTCTATTTAAGTTTATCCGCCCGGATCACCTTGTAGCCGGCGGCCTTCCTGAGACGGTTCATCACCGCCAGACCGAGTCCCCTCTCCTCTATCCCTTCCGCGAGTATCACGTCAACCCCCGCTTTGTCCAGCTCTCTGAGCGCGCGGAAAACGTTTCTGGCGACCTCTTCCATACTTTCCCCAAGATGGAAGAAGGCATCCGCATCGTACTTCTCCGTTGCCATAACACCGACCTTAAGGCCCCTACTCCTGAACTCCTCGACAATCTCCTCCATCTTTCTTCTAACAGCTTCCCTTGGCCCCTCAACAAGTATAACCTGGGCGTTGGGGGAGTAGTGCTTATATTTCATACCCGGGGCCTTCGCAAGGTTCACCTCAATCCCCTTTACCGCAGGATGCACATCAACTCTGCCTATGACCCTTTCAATATCCTCGAGGGGAAGGCCGCCCGGCCTCAGAAGAACTGGAACCTCCCCCGTGAGATCAAGAACCGTTGACTCAACACCTATCGGCGTGGGACCCCCGTCGATTATACACTCAATCCTTCCGTAGAAATCGTCCACGACGTGATCCGCTTCCGTTGGGCTGGGTTTCCCGCTTATGTTGGCTGAAGGAGCCGCTATCGGCCTTCCACTGAGCCTTATGAGTTCAAGCGCTATCGGATGGGCCGGCATCCTCACCGCCACAGTGTCCAAGCCGCCCGTCGTTACCGAGGGAACTTTCTCCCCCTTGGGCAGAACTAGGGTAAGCGGACCGGGCCAAAAACGTTCGGCAAGCCTGAGGGCAACCTCAGGAACTTCCCTCGCAAGCTCAAAGAGCCATTCACTCTCGGCTATGTGGATTATGAGGGGATTATCAGCGGGTCTGCCCTTGGCCTCGAAGATCCTCCTGACCGCCCTCTCATTCAGGGCATCGGCGCCAAGACCGTAAACAGTCTCGGTGGGGAATGCAACGAGCTTTCCCTCTACTATGAGCCTTGCTGCGACCTTCAATCGCTCATCCGGGCCGGCCCTCATGGGGATTACAATGGTCACCAAAGCCTCACCCCTGCGGCTTTATCTCAACTCTCGGCAGGGGAATATGGTAAGGGAGGCGCATCTCCTTGGCGATCACGAAGAGGAGCGGGCTTATCTCGGCGGTGAGGAAGTTTATAACCTCCGCAAACACCTCGGGGGGAACCTTCCTCTCAACCTCCCACGTGTCGAGGATTCTATCCACGTCCTCCCTCCTCTGCGGCAGGTACATAACGGCCCCCTCTATGAGCCCCTCGGCTATCTCGGGCCTGTAGGTTATCTCGTACTTGAAGAGTATTTCAACCCCGTTCATCCTCCCCGTGGGACTTCTAATCTCGCCAAGCCTCATATCCCTGACCTTGGGCGTCAGGTTGACCTCAATCCTGCCCCCAATCGGTGGTACTCCCTTCTTTTCGAACTCTATCTTTGTCAGATTGATCCCTATTACCGGCATCTTCTCCACCAAAGCTCGCTCTTGACGATCCCCTTAAAAAGGTGAGCGGTGAAGTGGATGCGATGCCGAGGGAAAAGGTAGTGAAGATATGGGACGAGCGCGAGGTAATCTACACTCCCAAGAGGTGGCGCTACCTCTGGGAGAAAAGGGAGAAGGCGCTTAAGATTATGGAGCGTTTAGCCCAGTTCGACCCCCTGCTCTACGGGAGCGTTGCGAGGGGAGACGTGAGAAGGGACAGCGACATAGACATATTCATCCCGATTAAGGTTCCGAGCTATCTCATCGAGCTTGCCCTTGAGGGCCTCGTGAGGAGAAGGAAGATAGTCATGGCAACTCCCTGGCACCTGATAAAGGGCGTGATTGAGATTGACGAAGAAACGACCGTGACGTTTCCCCTCATCGAGCCGACCGACAGGGAGCTGGACTTCTACCGCTGGGGAGGGGCCGTTGATTTATGGGGCGTCAAAACCAAGGAGCGCGTTCCGGGCGTCAATAAGAAGCTGATTCTGATAATTCCCACCGAGAGGGGCCACATCGAGCGCGAGGTGGTTGGAAGGGAGAGCGAGGTCGCCAGAATCCTCGGCGTGAGCGTTGAGGTCGTTACCGAGCGCGTCCACGTCCTCACGAGGAGGGACGCGATTGGGAGGACTGGCATTTACCTCAACGAAGAGGTTCCAGACTGGATGACCTTCGAGGAGGCCCTGAAAATCATCGCCGACCGCGACCCGAACGTCAGGAGGAAGGTGCGGGAGCGGGGAGGGGTTTAGCAACCCTTATATTTCTCATCGAGAAACCAAGAGCTTGAAAAGAGGCGGGAGATCCTGAAAAAGACCGCAGGGATTCTGAAAACTGAAAAGCCAGCCAAGGAGCTCAAGGTGGAGCCGTATGAAGAGTTTTATAGGGTTTTCGAGTTAATTAACAGAGAAGACACCTGGGAATAGCCAGGTAATAGTCGCGGACTACATACAGTACAACCCCTTATAAACCCTTGTACTACACACAGTCCAAGAAGCGTGGATTATAAGCAAAAGGGGCAAAAGGGAGAAAGGAGCTCAGTCCTGACAGCACTTCTCCTTCATGCTCGCGGGCAGGATCTCCTTGAAGCCCGTGTACTTCCAGAGGGCCTTCGGGAGCTTTACAACGCCCTCCTCCGTCTGGTGGTTCTCGAGTATCGCTACAATGGCCCTCGACGTCGCGATAGCAGTTGAGTTGAGCGTGTGGACGAACTTCGGTTTCTCATGGGTCTTGTCGCGGAAGCGGATGTTTAAGCGCCTCGCCTGCCAGTCGGTACAGTTGCTGGCGGAGACGACCTCCCTGAACTTGCCCTGGCCTGCCATCCAGGCCTCTATGTCGTACTTCTTTGCGGCTACGTAGCCCAAGTCGCCGGTGCAGATGTTGACGACGCGGTAGGGGATCTCAAGCTCCTGGAAGAGCTCCTCGGCGTTCGCTATGATCTTCTCGTGCCACTCCCAGCTCTCTTCAGGCCTCGAATAGACGAACTGCTCTACCTTGTGGAACTGGTGAACGCGGAATATTCCCTTCGTATCTTTTCCAGCCGTTCCGGCCTCTTTCCTGAAGCATGGACTAACGCCGACGTAGAGGAGGGGCAAATCTTTCCCGTCGAGGATTTCGTTGGCGTGCATTCCGGCGAGCGGGTGCTCTGCCGTCGGAATCAGGTAGAGGTCCTCACCTTCGACCTTGTATATGACGTCCTCGAAGTCTTCAAAGGTGGTAGCGCCTTCCTCGACGAAGCGGCGCACCATGTAGGGTGGGATCACCGGCGTGAAGCCCTTCTCGATGAGCCTGTCTAGGGCGAAGCGAATTAAAGCTAAATCCAGTATGACCAGTTCGTTGAGGAGGTAATAGAAGCGCGAACCGCTGACCTTCGCGGCCCTCTCAAGGTCGGCACCGCGTAAAAGCTCGAGCATGTCAACGTGAAGCCTCGGCCTCCAGCTCAAAACCTCGTAGTCCATCTTCCCGAGGCTCTGCTCCTTAAAGCTTTCGAGGAAGCCCTCCCAGACCTTGGCCTTGCCCCAGAACCTTATTGGAACGTTCTCGGTGTCGTCCTTGCCGACCGGAACGCTCTCGTGGGTGATGTTGGGCAGGCGCCAGAGGTAGTAGTCGATTTTCTTCTTCAGGGCCTCAACTTCTTTCTCAAGCTCCTCAATCTGCTTCACTATCTCGTTGCTCCTCGCGAGGAGGTCCTCTATCGGCTCTCCGGCCTTCTTGCGCTTGCCTATCTGTACTGCCAGCTGGTTGCGCTCCTTCCTGAGCTGGTTGATTTTCTTCAGGTTCTCGCGCCACTTCCTGTCGAGTTCGAGGATCTCATCAATCCACTTGACCTTCTCGGTTTCGCCCCTCTTGATGAGGTCTTTCTTAACGAGCTCGGGCTTTTCGCGGATGAGCTTTATGTCGAGCATAGTCAACACCTTTTGGGAAGAGGGAGGGGAATTTAAAAAAGGTTTTGATGGATCGCTTGAAAAAACGACGAAGTCAGCCGAAGAACGTAACCTCTACCTCCTCCCCTGCCTCCAGTATCTCCACGTTCTCGGGCACTTCAATAAAACCATCCGCATCAACGAAGCTCGTGACGGCACCGCTTCCCTTGAGTATCGGGACTGCCTTATCACCCTCTATTCTAACCGGGAGGAACTGCCTCCTGCCCTTCACCGAGAAGACCTTGTGGGCGAGCCTCTTTTTGACTCTTCTGACCTCGTTCTCCCTTCCAATGAGTTTCCTTAGGAGAGGGGCCACGAGGAGGGTAAAGTTCGTCAGACAGCTCGTTGGATAGCCCGGGAGGCCGAAGACAGGTTTTCCGTCGATCTCACCTATTATAGTGGGTTTTCCGGGCTGGATCGCTATGCCGTGCACGTAGACCCGGCCAAGCCTTTCTATCGTGGAGCTTGTCAGATCCCTCATTCCCCCGCTCGCGCCGCCGCTGAGAACGACGATATCACAGCTCGCGACCCCGTCGAGTATCATCTCCGCGAGGGTCTTGGGGTCGTCTCCGGAAACGCCGAGGAAGCAGGCTTCACCGCCGAGTTCCCTTACGGCATCGGTTATTGCCCTGCCGTTGATATCGTAGATCTGACCCGGTCTGAGTTCGTTTCCGGGAAGGGTTACCTCGTTTCCAGTGCTTATCACCGCAACCTTGGGCTTTCTGAAAACAGGGACTTCCTCCAGACCAACCGCCGAGAGCAGGGCGGTCTCCTTGAAGCCCAGCTTGGTGCCCCGTTTCAGAAGCAGTTTCCCGGAGGGGATGTCAGTGCCCCGTTTCATGACACCCAGCCCGGGGTAGGCGGGCTTGTAGATGAGAACCTCGTCTCCAACGCGATCGACGTCCTCGAACTGTATCACGGCATCGGCCCCCTCGGGCAGGGGAGCCCCGGTAGATATGTATGCCGCAAGGCCCTTCTCGATCCTGAACCCCGGGTTCTCACCGGCGTGAACCTCACCGACGACCCTTAGTTTCACCGGTTCGCTTTCGCTCGCCATGAACGTGTCTTCAGCCCTAACCGCGTACCCGTCGACGGTGGCGCGATCGAAGGGCGGGACGTCTATGGGGGAGAGAACGTCCTTTGCAAGAACCCTCCCAAGGGCATCACTGAGGGGAACCGTTTCCACTTTCGGTTCAAGCCGGAAGGAATTGATAACTTTCAAAGCCTCCTCCAGTGAAACGACTTTAAGGAACGCCATGCCACCACCGGAGAGAATTGGAGAAGGCGTATAAATGGGTTTTGTTAAACGGGAACGTTAAAACTGGCGGACCGGCGGGGCTTCGAACCCCGGACCTGCGGCTTAGGAGGCCGCCGCCCTATCCTGGCTAGGCTACCGGTCCAGTACCCGCTATCTCCTTTAGCGGTGGGTATTTAAAGTTTACGGTGCACTAAGCAGGGGGATGGGTATGGACGAGCTTGATCTCAGGATACTTCAACTCCTCCAGAAGAACGCCAGACTCTCCTATCGAGAGATAGCGAGGGAACTAAACGTCGCCGTCGGGACTGTTTACAACAGAATAAAGAAGATGGAGGAAAACGGGGTCATTAGGGGCTTCTGCGTCGCCATTGACTACGAGAAAGTTGGTTTCGGGCTGACGGCGGTGATAGGCATAAAGGCCAAGGGGCGGGAGATAATGAGGATAGAGCGTGAAATCGCGAAAAACCCGAGGGTTATGCAGGTCTACGACGTGACAGGGGAGTACGACATAATAGCCATAGCAAAGTTCCGGGACAGGGCGGATATGAACAGGTTCGTAAAATGGTTGCTCTCCCTTGAGGGAGTTGAAAAAACGAACACCAGCGTCGTTATGGACATTGCCAAGGAAGACTTCACCATAAGCCTTGAGGCTCTATCTGAGAAGTAAGACCGAATCAACGGCCTCAATGAACCTTTTGGCAAAGTCCTCAAAGGTCTCTGCCGGAAGGACGGTCTCAACGCCGTTGACCTTTCCTTTGAAGATGTACTTTCTCGCCTTTATCTCTTCTATGGCCTTGAAGTCCGGGTTTTCATCTATCGCGGCGTTTAGAACGACCGCGAACTCGTCCTCTGAGACTGGTAGAATTACGCCCTCTATCGTCACGGACTTTCCGCACTCCTCCTCGGAACAATTAAATTTAAAGGGCCGGCCGGGTTCGGCCTCAACCGGTATGCTTAGGCCCTCAACGTTGTACAGCATAAACTTCATAGTCTTACCTCTCAAGGGTTATGACGCTCTCGACGGGTATGCCGTGCTCCTCGCCAAACCTCTTCGCTGTTTCACCAACACTGACCAGAAAGACCATGCCCACCGGCTTTGCACCCGCCTGAAGGGCGAGCTCAAGCAGTGCCCGTTGGGTCTCCCCACTCCTCACCACGTCGTCCACGATGAGAACCCTGTCCCCTTTGCTAAGGGCCCATGAGGGCAGGTAAAGTGTCGTAACGCTTCCAGAGGCACTTGGGACGTAGCTAACCTCGTAGAACTTCTCAACTCCAACTTCCTTCTTCTTCTTGGCGTAGACAACGTCAACCCCAAGCTGCCTGCCGATGTGGACGGCAAAGGGTATGCCA
Encoded proteins:
- a CDS encoding nucleotidyltransferase domain-containing protein, with product MPREKVVKIWDEREVIYTPKRWRYLWEKREKALKIMERLAQFDPLLYGSVARGDVRRDSDIDIFIPIKVPSYLIELALEGLVRRRKIVMATPWHLIKGVIEIDEETTVTFPLIEPTDRELDFYRWGGAVDLWGVKTKERVPGVNKKLILIIPTERGHIEREVVGRESEVARILGVSVEVVTERVHVLTRRDAIGRTGIYLNEEVPDWMTFEEALKIIADRDPNVRRKVRERGGV
- a CDS encoding molybdenum cofactor synthesis domain-containing protein, producing the protein MAFLKVVSLEEALKVINSFRLEPKVETVPLSDALGRVLAKDVLSPIDVPPFDRATVDGYAVRAEDTFMASESEPVKLRVVGEVHAGENPGFRIEKGLAAYISTGAPLPEGADAVIQFEDVDRVGDEVLIYKPAYPGLGVMKRGTDIPSGKLLLKRGTKLGFKETALLSAVGLEEVPVFRKPKVAVISTGNEVTLPGNELRPGQIYDINGRAITDAVRELGGEACFLGVSGDDPKTLAEMILDGVASCDIVVLSGGASGGMRDLTSSTIERLGRVYVHGIAIQPGKPTIIGEIDGKPVFGLPGYPTSCLTNFTLLVAPLLRKLIGRENEVRRVKKRLAHKVFSVKGRRQFLPVRIEGDKAVPILKGSGAVTSFVDADGFIEVPENVEILEAGEEVEVTFFG
- the serS gene encoding serine--tRNA ligase, with protein sequence MLDIKLIREKPELVKKDLIKRGETEKVKWIDEILELDRKWRENLKKINQLRKERNQLAVQIGKRKKAGEPIEDLLARSNEIVKQIEELEKEVEALKKKIDYYLWRLPNITHESVPVGKDDTENVPIRFWGKAKVWEGFLESFKEQSLGKMDYEVLSWRPRLHVDMLELLRGADLERAAKVSGSRFYYLLNELVILDLALIRFALDRLIEKGFTPVIPPYMVRRFVEEGATTFEDFEDVIYKVEGEDLYLIPTAEHPLAGMHANEILDGKDLPLLYVGVSPCFRKEAGTAGKDTKGIFRVHQFHKVEQFVYSRPEESWEWHEKIIANAEELFQELEIPYRVVNICTGDLGYVAAKKYDIEAWMAGQGKFREVVSASNCTDWQARRLNIRFRDKTHEKPKFVHTLNSTAIATSRAIVAILENHQTEEGVVKLPKALWKYTGFKEILPASMKEKCCQD
- a CDS encoding Lrp/AsnC family transcriptional regulator; translation: MDELDLRILQLLQKNARLSYREIARELNVAVGTVYNRIKKMEENGVIRGFCVAIDYEKVGFGLTAVIGIKAKGREIMRIEREIAKNPRVMQVYDVTGEYDIIAIAKFRDRADMNRFVKWLLSLEGVEKTNTSVVMDIAKEDFTISLEALSEK
- a CDS encoding L-threonylcarbamoyladenylate synthase → MTIVIPMRAGPDERLKVAARLIVEGKLVAFPTETVYGLGADALNERAVRRIFEAKGRPADNPLIIHIAESEWLFELAREVPEVALRLAERFWPGPLTLVLPKGEKVPSVTTGGLDTVAVRMPAHPIALELIRLSGRPIAAPSANISGKPSPTEADHVVDDFYGRIECIIDGGPTPIGVESTVLDLTGEVPVLLRPGGLPLEDIERVIGRVDVHPAVKGIEVNLAKAPGMKYKHYSPNAQVILVEGPREAVRRKMEEIVEEFRSRGLKVGVMATEKYDADAFFHLGESMEEVARNVFRALRELDKAGVDVILAEGIEERGLGLAVMNRLRKAAGYKVIRADKLK